One genomic segment of Candidatus Neomarinimicrobiota bacterium includes these proteins:
- a CDS encoding ribbon-helix-helix protein, CopG family — protein MPSTTVSIRLPEEIARLLDEVARETERSRSFHVQKAIKAYLEEFADAQIALDRLRDKDDRVITAREMRQVLGL, from the coding sequence ATGCCTAGCACAACCGTTTCCATCCGCCTGCCGGAAGAAATCGCACGACTCCTGGATGAAGTAGCCCGGGAGACGGAGCGGTCCCGTTCCTTCCACGTCCAGAAGGCCATCAAGGCCTATCTGGAGGAGTTTGCCGACGCTCAGATCGCCCTCGACCGCCTCCGGGATAAGGATGACCGGGTGATCACAGCCCGGGAAATGCGGCAAGTCCTTGGGCTAT